One Gossypium hirsutum isolate 1008001.06 chromosome A11, Gossypium_hirsutum_v2.1, whole genome shotgun sequence genomic window carries:
- the LOC107924711 gene encoding uncharacterized protein isoform X4 — translation MIINSKTDKKKALSIHFIDKSGTRRANTSYVNYSPIDPKLSGDDLLPHVYELPLELFNSLVECLPPLALQKLQSEMPFKNYDDYGPSSDDLKMGRKRGRYGNFDTAWKALFKFRWPDLVECVKPVDWQQIYWETHVQNCLDEAAEIALLPSFIGCLGEIQILENILQYIGYVDDMSNLASDYLKLSYHCQQFGCYARRLRLQNVLCVLESCQLLKKSNLQSLVVQWIRSSEHVAGLCKLLNQNSRTLTSLEFVHCKISSTYMDTICGSLCSSGAETHQIHHFSISSSSFDEIDPVSLAHSLASFLSSGRSLRSLKLCDNNLDRNFAKSVFSTLLDSSCSLTSFDLSENNISGWLSIFNWKSNAFLSSSGVTKSLQSLRILKLGGNNLQKDDAGNLRYVLVQMPSLEILDLSDNPIEDDGIRSAKSLIPYFAEASKSCSPLTDLNLGSCELSSDGVILLLDVLSTLARPLNYLSLADNGLGSQVAEALGKFWGTSIQVLNVEGIGLGPSGFRKLRDIRMENLKLVKLNISKNRGGIETAKFLSKLILHAPKLVAVNAAYNLMPAESLPLICSALKTAKGHVEQVDLRGNICEYQPSHDTMLAEFQHNGKPILILPSSVALNVPYDDDP, via the exons GGGATGATCTTTTGCCGCATGTCTATGAACTTCCTCTGGAATTGTTCAATTCATTAGTAGAATGTCTACCTCCTTTGGCCTTGCAGAAGCTGCAAAGTGAAAT GCCATTCAAGAACTATGATGACTATGGTCCTTCTAGTGATGACTTAAAAATGGGGAGAAAACGTGGAAG ATATGGAAATTTCGATACAGCATGGAAGGCATTGTTTAAGTTTCGTTGGCCTGATCTTGTGGAGTGTGTCAAACCAGTTGATTGGCAGCAGATTTACTGGGAAACTCATGTGCAGAA TTGCCTAGATGAAGCAGCAGAGATAGCTTTGCTTCCATCATTTATTGGATGCCTTGGTGAGATACAGATTTTAG AGAATATACTGCAATACATTGGGTATGTGGATGATATGAGTAACTTGGCTTCAGATTACTTGAAATTATCTTACCACTGCCAGCAATTTGGGTGTTATGCTAG ACGGTTGAGACTTCAAAATGTGCTCTGTGTTTTAGAATCTTGT CAACTTTTGAAGAAGTCCAACTTGCAAAGCTTGGTGGTACAGTGGATCAGATCCTCAGAACAT GTTGCTGGATTATGCAAACTTCTCAATCAGAATTCTAGAACGTTAACATCACTTGAATTTGTACACTGCAAGATCTCTTCCACCTATATGGACACAATTTGTGGTTCCTTGTGCTCAAGTGGTGCAGAAACTCACCAAATACATCACTTCTCCATTAGCTCTTCAAGCTTTGATGAGATTGATCCAGTTTCCCTGGCTCATAGCCTTGCATCATTTCTATCATCAGGAAG GTCCTTGCGGTCATTAAAGCTATGTGACAACAACCTGGATCGGAATTTTGCCAAAAGTGTTTTTAGTACACTACTGGATTCTTCGTGCAGTCTAACAAGCTTTGACCTTTCAGAAAACAAT ATATCTGGATGGCTTTCTATTTTCAACTGGAAATCAAATGCCTTTCTGTCATCTTCTGGAGTGACCAAATCTTTGCAGTCATTACGCATCCTCAAGCTAGG GGGTAATAATCTACAGAAAGATGATGCTGGTAATCTAAGATATGTCCTGGTTCAAATGCCAAGCTTGGAGATTTTGGATCTTAGTGACAATCCAATTGAAGATGATGGCATCAGGTCTGCAAA AAGTTTAATCCCTTATTTTGCTGAAGCATCTAAAAGTTGCTCTCCCTTGACGGATTTGAATCTGGGGAGTTGTGAGCTTTCCAGTGATGGAGTGATTCTACTTCTGGATGTCCTATCAACCTTAGCGAGACCATTGAATTATCTCTCTCTTGCTGATAATGGCCTTGGCAG CCAAGTAGCAGAAGCTTTGGGAAAGTTTTGGGGTACATCTATCCAAGTACTTAATGTCGAAGGTATAGGACTGGGTCCATCAGGATTTCGGAAACTAAGAGATATAAGAATGGAGAACTTGAAGCTTGTTAAACTTAACATAAG CAAAAATCGTGGTGGGATTGAAACTGCAAAGTTTTTGTCAAAGCTCATTCTCCATGCTCCTAAACTTGTTGCAGTCAATGCAGCATATAATCTCATGCCTGCAGAATCCTTGCCGTTAATATGCTCTGCACTGAAAACTGCAAAAG GTCATGTGGAGCAAGTGGACTTGAGGGGGAATATCTGTGAGTATCAGCCCTCCCATGATACCATGCTCGCTGAATTTCAACATAACGGAAAGCCTATTTTGATTCTTCCATCGTCGGTAGCCTTAAACGTACCTTATGATGATGACCCGTAG
- the LOC107924711 gene encoding uncharacterized protein isoform X1 yields the protein MIINSKTDKKKALSIHFIDKSGTRRANTSYVNYSPIDPKLSEWRMVNVPSLVSLSIDALKKELIHGDDLLPHVYELPLELFNSLVECLPPLALQKLQSEMPFKNYDDYGPSSDDLKMGRKRGRYGNFDTAWKALFKFRWPDLVECVKPVDWQQIYWETHVQNCLDEAAEIALLPSFIGCLGEIQILENILQYIGYVDDMSNLASDYLKLSYHCQQFGCYARRLRLQNVLCVLESCQLLKKSNLQSLVVQWIRSSEHVAGLCKLLNQNSRTLTSLEFVHCKISSTYMDTICGSLCSSGAETHQIHHFSISSSSFDEIDPVSLAHSLASFLSSGRSLRSLKLCDNNLDRNFAKSVFSTLLDSSCSLTSFDLSENNISGWLSIFNWKSNAFLSSSGVTKSLQSLRILKLGGNNLQKDDAGNLRYVLVQMPSLEILDLSDNPIEDDGIRSAKSLIPYFAEASKSCSPLTDLNLGSCELSSDGVILLLDVLSTLARPLNYLSLADNGLGSQVAEALGKFWGTSIQVLNVEGIGLGPSGFRKLRDIRMENLKLVKLNISKNRGGIETAKFLSKLILHAPKLVAVNAAYNLMPAESLPLICSALKTAKGHVEQVDLRGNICEYQPSHDTMLAEFQHNGKPILILPSSVALNVPYDDDP from the exons TGAATGTTCCCTCTCTGGTGTCTCTGAGCATTGACGCACTTAAAAAAGAACTCATTCACG GGGATGATCTTTTGCCGCATGTCTATGAACTTCCTCTGGAATTGTTCAATTCATTAGTAGAATGTCTACCTCCTTTGGCCTTGCAGAAGCTGCAAAGTGAAAT GCCATTCAAGAACTATGATGACTATGGTCCTTCTAGTGATGACTTAAAAATGGGGAGAAAACGTGGAAG ATATGGAAATTTCGATACAGCATGGAAGGCATTGTTTAAGTTTCGTTGGCCTGATCTTGTGGAGTGTGTCAAACCAGTTGATTGGCAGCAGATTTACTGGGAAACTCATGTGCAGAA TTGCCTAGATGAAGCAGCAGAGATAGCTTTGCTTCCATCATTTATTGGATGCCTTGGTGAGATACAGATTTTAG AGAATATACTGCAATACATTGGGTATGTGGATGATATGAGTAACTTGGCTTCAGATTACTTGAAATTATCTTACCACTGCCAGCAATTTGGGTGTTATGCTAG ACGGTTGAGACTTCAAAATGTGCTCTGTGTTTTAGAATCTTGT CAACTTTTGAAGAAGTCCAACTTGCAAAGCTTGGTGGTACAGTGGATCAGATCCTCAGAACAT GTTGCTGGATTATGCAAACTTCTCAATCAGAATTCTAGAACGTTAACATCACTTGAATTTGTACACTGCAAGATCTCTTCCACCTATATGGACACAATTTGTGGTTCCTTGTGCTCAAGTGGTGCAGAAACTCACCAAATACATCACTTCTCCATTAGCTCTTCAAGCTTTGATGAGATTGATCCAGTTTCCCTGGCTCATAGCCTTGCATCATTTCTATCATCAGGAAG GTCCTTGCGGTCATTAAAGCTATGTGACAACAACCTGGATCGGAATTTTGCCAAAAGTGTTTTTAGTACACTACTGGATTCTTCGTGCAGTCTAACAAGCTTTGACCTTTCAGAAAACAAT ATATCTGGATGGCTTTCTATTTTCAACTGGAAATCAAATGCCTTTCTGTCATCTTCTGGAGTGACCAAATCTTTGCAGTCATTACGCATCCTCAAGCTAGG GGGTAATAATCTACAGAAAGATGATGCTGGTAATCTAAGATATGTCCTGGTTCAAATGCCAAGCTTGGAGATTTTGGATCTTAGTGACAATCCAATTGAAGATGATGGCATCAGGTCTGCAAA AAGTTTAATCCCTTATTTTGCTGAAGCATCTAAAAGTTGCTCTCCCTTGACGGATTTGAATCTGGGGAGTTGTGAGCTTTCCAGTGATGGAGTGATTCTACTTCTGGATGTCCTATCAACCTTAGCGAGACCATTGAATTATCTCTCTCTTGCTGATAATGGCCTTGGCAG CCAAGTAGCAGAAGCTTTGGGAAAGTTTTGGGGTACATCTATCCAAGTACTTAATGTCGAAGGTATAGGACTGGGTCCATCAGGATTTCGGAAACTAAGAGATATAAGAATGGAGAACTTGAAGCTTGTTAAACTTAACATAAG CAAAAATCGTGGTGGGATTGAAACTGCAAAGTTTTTGTCAAAGCTCATTCTCCATGCTCCTAAACTTGTTGCAGTCAATGCAGCATATAATCTCATGCCTGCAGAATCCTTGCCGTTAATATGCTCTGCACTGAAAACTGCAAAAG GTCATGTGGAGCAAGTGGACTTGAGGGGGAATATCTGTGAGTATCAGCCCTCCCATGATACCATGCTCGCTGAATTTCAACATAACGGAAAGCCTATTTTGATTCTTCCATCGTCGGTAGCCTTAAACGTACCTTATGATGATGACCCGTAG
- the LOC107924711 gene encoding uncharacterized protein isoform X2, protein MIINSKTDKKKALSIHFIDKSGTRRANTSYVNYSPIDPKLSEWRMVNVPSLVSLSIDALKKELIHGDDLLPHVYELPLELFNSLVECLPPLALQKLQSEMPFKNYDDYGPSSDDLKMGRKRGRYGNFDTAWKALFKFRWPDLVECVKPVDWQQIYWETHVQNCLDEAAEIALLPSFIGCLGEIQILENILQYIGYVDDMSNLASDYLKLSYHCQQFGCYARRLRLQNVLCVLESCQLLKKSNLQSLVVQWIRSSEHVAGLCKLLNQNSRTLTSLEFVHCKISSTYMDTICGSLCSSGAETHQIHHFSISSSSFDEIDPVSLAHSLASFLSSGRSLRSLKLCDNNLDRNFAKSVFSTLLDSSCSLTSFDLSENNISGWLSIFNWKSNAFLSSSGVTKSLQSLRILKLGGNNLQKDDAGNLRYVLVQMPSLEILDLSDNPIEDDGIRSLIPYFAEASKSCSPLTDLNLGSCELSSDGVILLLDVLSTLARPLNYLSLADNGLGSQVAEALGKFWGTSIQVLNVEGIGLGPSGFRKLRDIRMENLKLVKLNISKNRGGIETAKFLSKLILHAPKLVAVNAAYNLMPAESLPLICSALKTAKGHVEQVDLRGNICEYQPSHDTMLAEFQHNGKPILILPSSVALNVPYDDDP, encoded by the exons TGAATGTTCCCTCTCTGGTGTCTCTGAGCATTGACGCACTTAAAAAAGAACTCATTCACG GGGATGATCTTTTGCCGCATGTCTATGAACTTCCTCTGGAATTGTTCAATTCATTAGTAGAATGTCTACCTCCTTTGGCCTTGCAGAAGCTGCAAAGTGAAAT GCCATTCAAGAACTATGATGACTATGGTCCTTCTAGTGATGACTTAAAAATGGGGAGAAAACGTGGAAG ATATGGAAATTTCGATACAGCATGGAAGGCATTGTTTAAGTTTCGTTGGCCTGATCTTGTGGAGTGTGTCAAACCAGTTGATTGGCAGCAGATTTACTGGGAAACTCATGTGCAGAA TTGCCTAGATGAAGCAGCAGAGATAGCTTTGCTTCCATCATTTATTGGATGCCTTGGTGAGATACAGATTTTAG AGAATATACTGCAATACATTGGGTATGTGGATGATATGAGTAACTTGGCTTCAGATTACTTGAAATTATCTTACCACTGCCAGCAATTTGGGTGTTATGCTAG ACGGTTGAGACTTCAAAATGTGCTCTGTGTTTTAGAATCTTGT CAACTTTTGAAGAAGTCCAACTTGCAAAGCTTGGTGGTACAGTGGATCAGATCCTCAGAACAT GTTGCTGGATTATGCAAACTTCTCAATCAGAATTCTAGAACGTTAACATCACTTGAATTTGTACACTGCAAGATCTCTTCCACCTATATGGACACAATTTGTGGTTCCTTGTGCTCAAGTGGTGCAGAAACTCACCAAATACATCACTTCTCCATTAGCTCTTCAAGCTTTGATGAGATTGATCCAGTTTCCCTGGCTCATAGCCTTGCATCATTTCTATCATCAGGAAG GTCCTTGCGGTCATTAAAGCTATGTGACAACAACCTGGATCGGAATTTTGCCAAAAGTGTTTTTAGTACACTACTGGATTCTTCGTGCAGTCTAACAAGCTTTGACCTTTCAGAAAACAAT ATATCTGGATGGCTTTCTATTTTCAACTGGAAATCAAATGCCTTTCTGTCATCTTCTGGAGTGACCAAATCTTTGCAGTCATTACGCATCCTCAAGCTAGG GGGTAATAATCTACAGAAAGATGATGCTGGTAATCTAAGATATGTCCTGGTTCAAATGCCAAGCTTGGAGATTTTGGATCTTAGTGACAATCCAATTGAAGATGATGGCATCAG AAGTTTAATCCCTTATTTTGCTGAAGCATCTAAAAGTTGCTCTCCCTTGACGGATTTGAATCTGGGGAGTTGTGAGCTTTCCAGTGATGGAGTGATTCTACTTCTGGATGTCCTATCAACCTTAGCGAGACCATTGAATTATCTCTCTCTTGCTGATAATGGCCTTGGCAG CCAAGTAGCAGAAGCTTTGGGAAAGTTTTGGGGTACATCTATCCAAGTACTTAATGTCGAAGGTATAGGACTGGGTCCATCAGGATTTCGGAAACTAAGAGATATAAGAATGGAGAACTTGAAGCTTGTTAAACTTAACATAAG CAAAAATCGTGGTGGGATTGAAACTGCAAAGTTTTTGTCAAAGCTCATTCTCCATGCTCCTAAACTTGTTGCAGTCAATGCAGCATATAATCTCATGCCTGCAGAATCCTTGCCGTTAATATGCTCTGCACTGAAAACTGCAAAAG GTCATGTGGAGCAAGTGGACTTGAGGGGGAATATCTGTGAGTATCAGCCCTCCCATGATACCATGCTCGCTGAATTTCAACATAACGGAAAGCCTATTTTGATTCTTCCATCGTCGGTAGCCTTAAACGTACCTTATGATGATGACCCGTAG
- the LOC107924711 gene encoding uncharacterized protein isoform X6: MEISIQHGRHCLSFVGLILWSVSNQLIGSRFTGKLMCRNSCLDEAAEIALLPSFIGCLGEIQILENILQYIGYVDDMSNLASDYLKLSYHCQQFGCYARRLRLQNVLCVLESCQLLKKSNLQSLVVQWIRSSEHVAGLCKLLNQNSRTLTSLEFVHCKISSTYMDTICGSLCSSGAETHQIHHFSISSSSFDEIDPVSLAHSLASFLSSGRSLRSLKLCDNNLDRNFAKSVFSTLLDSSCSLTSFDLSENNISGWLSIFNWKSNAFLSSSGVTKSLQSLRILKLGGNNLQKDDAGNLRYVLVQMPSLEILDLSDNPIEDDGIRSAKSLIPYFAEASKSCSPLTDLNLGSCELSSDGVILLLDVLSTLARPLNYLSLADNGLGSQVAEALGKFWGTSIQVLNVEGIGLGPSGFRKLRDIRMENLKLVKLNISKNRGGIETAKFLSKLILHAPKLVAVNAAYNLMPAESLPLICSALKTAKGHVEQVDLRGNICEYQPSHDTMLAEFQHNGKPILILPSSVALNVPYDDDP, encoded by the exons ATGGAAATTTCGATACAGCATGGAAGGCATTGTTTAAGTTTCGTTGGCCTGATCTTGTGGAGTGTGTCAAACCAGTTGATTGGCAGCAGATTTACTGGGAAACTCATGTGCAGAA ACAGTTGCCTAGATGAAGCAGCAGAGATAGCTTTGCTTCCATCATTTATTGGATGCCTTGGTGAGATACAGATTTTAG AGAATATACTGCAATACATTGGGTATGTGGATGATATGAGTAACTTGGCTTCAGATTACTTGAAATTATCTTACCACTGCCAGCAATTTGGGTGTTATGCTAG ACGGTTGAGACTTCAAAATGTGCTCTGTGTTTTAGAATCTTGT CAACTTTTGAAGAAGTCCAACTTGCAAAGCTTGGTGGTACAGTGGATCAGATCCTCAGAACAT GTTGCTGGATTATGCAAACTTCTCAATCAGAATTCTAGAACGTTAACATCACTTGAATTTGTACACTGCAAGATCTCTTCCACCTATATGGACACAATTTGTGGTTCCTTGTGCTCAAGTGGTGCAGAAACTCACCAAATACATCACTTCTCCATTAGCTCTTCAAGCTTTGATGAGATTGATCCAGTTTCCCTGGCTCATAGCCTTGCATCATTTCTATCATCAGGAAG GTCCTTGCGGTCATTAAAGCTATGTGACAACAACCTGGATCGGAATTTTGCCAAAAGTGTTTTTAGTACACTACTGGATTCTTCGTGCAGTCTAACAAGCTTTGACCTTTCAGAAAACAAT ATATCTGGATGGCTTTCTATTTTCAACTGGAAATCAAATGCCTTTCTGTCATCTTCTGGAGTGACCAAATCTTTGCAGTCATTACGCATCCTCAAGCTAGG GGGTAATAATCTACAGAAAGATGATGCTGGTAATCTAAGATATGTCCTGGTTCAAATGCCAAGCTTGGAGATTTTGGATCTTAGTGACAATCCAATTGAAGATGATGGCATCAGGTCTGCAAA AAGTTTAATCCCTTATTTTGCTGAAGCATCTAAAAGTTGCTCTCCCTTGACGGATTTGAATCTGGGGAGTTGTGAGCTTTCCAGTGATGGAGTGATTCTACTTCTGGATGTCCTATCAACCTTAGCGAGACCATTGAATTATCTCTCTCTTGCTGATAATGGCCTTGGCAG CCAAGTAGCAGAAGCTTTGGGAAAGTTTTGGGGTACATCTATCCAAGTACTTAATGTCGAAGGTATAGGACTGGGTCCATCAGGATTTCGGAAACTAAGAGATATAAGAATGGAGAACTTGAAGCTTGTTAAACTTAACATAAG CAAAAATCGTGGTGGGATTGAAACTGCAAAGTTTTTGTCAAAGCTCATTCTCCATGCTCCTAAACTTGTTGCAGTCAATGCAGCATATAATCTCATGCCTGCAGAATCCTTGCCGTTAATATGCTCTGCACTGAAAACTGCAAAAG GTCATGTGGAGCAAGTGGACTTGAGGGGGAATATCTGTGAGTATCAGCCCTCCCATGATACCATGCTCGCTGAATTTCAACATAACGGAAAGCCTATTTTGATTCTTCCATCGTCGGTAGCCTTAAACGTACCTTATGATGATGACCCGTAG
- the LOC107924711 gene encoding uncharacterized protein isoform X3, with amino-acid sequence MIINSKTDKKKALSIHFIDKSGTRRANTSYVNYSPIDPKLSEWRMVNVPSLVSLSIDALKKELIHGDDLLPHVYELPLELFNSLVECLPPLALQKLQSEMPFKNYDDYGPSSDDLKMGRKRGRYGNFDTAWKALFKFRWPDLVECVKPVDWQQIYWETHVQNCLDEAAEIALLPSFIGCLENILQYIGYVDDMSNLASDYLKLSYHCQQFGCYARRLRLQNVLCVLESCQLLKKSNLQSLVVQWIRSSEHVAGLCKLLNQNSRTLTSLEFVHCKISSTYMDTICGSLCSSGAETHQIHHFSISSSSFDEIDPVSLAHSLASFLSSGRSLRSLKLCDNNLDRNFAKSVFSTLLDSSCSLTSFDLSENNISGWLSIFNWKSNAFLSSSGVTKSLQSLRILKLGGNNLQKDDAGNLRYVLVQMPSLEILDLSDNPIEDDGIRSAKSLIPYFAEASKSCSPLTDLNLGSCELSSDGVILLLDVLSTLARPLNYLSLADNGLGSQVAEALGKFWGTSIQVLNVEGIGLGPSGFRKLRDIRMENLKLVKLNISKNRGGIETAKFLSKLILHAPKLVAVNAAYNLMPAESLPLICSALKTAKGHVEQVDLRGNICEYQPSHDTMLAEFQHNGKPILILPSSVALNVPYDDDP; translated from the exons TGAATGTTCCCTCTCTGGTGTCTCTGAGCATTGACGCACTTAAAAAAGAACTCATTCACG GGGATGATCTTTTGCCGCATGTCTATGAACTTCCTCTGGAATTGTTCAATTCATTAGTAGAATGTCTACCTCCTTTGGCCTTGCAGAAGCTGCAAAGTGAAAT GCCATTCAAGAACTATGATGACTATGGTCCTTCTAGTGATGACTTAAAAATGGGGAGAAAACGTGGAAG ATATGGAAATTTCGATACAGCATGGAAGGCATTGTTTAAGTTTCGTTGGCCTGATCTTGTGGAGTGTGTCAAACCAGTTGATTGGCAGCAGATTTACTGGGAAACTCATGTGCAGAA TTGCCTAGATGAAGCAGCAGAGATAGCTTTGCTTCCATCATTTATTGGATGCCTTG AGAATATACTGCAATACATTGGGTATGTGGATGATATGAGTAACTTGGCTTCAGATTACTTGAAATTATCTTACCACTGCCAGCAATTTGGGTGTTATGCTAG ACGGTTGAGACTTCAAAATGTGCTCTGTGTTTTAGAATCTTGT CAACTTTTGAAGAAGTCCAACTTGCAAAGCTTGGTGGTACAGTGGATCAGATCCTCAGAACAT GTTGCTGGATTATGCAAACTTCTCAATCAGAATTCTAGAACGTTAACATCACTTGAATTTGTACACTGCAAGATCTCTTCCACCTATATGGACACAATTTGTGGTTCCTTGTGCTCAAGTGGTGCAGAAACTCACCAAATACATCACTTCTCCATTAGCTCTTCAAGCTTTGATGAGATTGATCCAGTTTCCCTGGCTCATAGCCTTGCATCATTTCTATCATCAGGAAG GTCCTTGCGGTCATTAAAGCTATGTGACAACAACCTGGATCGGAATTTTGCCAAAAGTGTTTTTAGTACACTACTGGATTCTTCGTGCAGTCTAACAAGCTTTGACCTTTCAGAAAACAAT ATATCTGGATGGCTTTCTATTTTCAACTGGAAATCAAATGCCTTTCTGTCATCTTCTGGAGTGACCAAATCTTTGCAGTCATTACGCATCCTCAAGCTAGG GGGTAATAATCTACAGAAAGATGATGCTGGTAATCTAAGATATGTCCTGGTTCAAATGCCAAGCTTGGAGATTTTGGATCTTAGTGACAATCCAATTGAAGATGATGGCATCAGGTCTGCAAA AAGTTTAATCCCTTATTTTGCTGAAGCATCTAAAAGTTGCTCTCCCTTGACGGATTTGAATCTGGGGAGTTGTGAGCTTTCCAGTGATGGAGTGATTCTACTTCTGGATGTCCTATCAACCTTAGCGAGACCATTGAATTATCTCTCTCTTGCTGATAATGGCCTTGGCAG CCAAGTAGCAGAAGCTTTGGGAAAGTTTTGGGGTACATCTATCCAAGTACTTAATGTCGAAGGTATAGGACTGGGTCCATCAGGATTTCGGAAACTAAGAGATATAAGAATGGAGAACTTGAAGCTTGTTAAACTTAACATAAG CAAAAATCGTGGTGGGATTGAAACTGCAAAGTTTTTGTCAAAGCTCATTCTCCATGCTCCTAAACTTGTTGCAGTCAATGCAGCATATAATCTCATGCCTGCAGAATCCTTGCCGTTAATATGCTCTGCACTGAAAACTGCAAAAG GTCATGTGGAGCAAGTGGACTTGAGGGGGAATATCTGTGAGTATCAGCCCTCCCATGATACCATGCTCGCTGAATTTCAACATAACGGAAAGCCTATTTTGATTCTTCCATCGTCGGTAGCCTTAAACGTACCTTATGATGATGACCCGTAG
- the LOC107924711 gene encoding uncharacterized protein isoform X5, which produces MGRKRGRYGNFDTAWKALFKFRWPDLVECVKPVDWQQIYWETHVQNCLDEAAEIALLPSFIGCLGEIQILENILQYIGYVDDMSNLASDYLKLSYHCQQFGCYARRLRLQNVLCVLESCQLLKKSNLQSLVVQWIRSSEHVAGLCKLLNQNSRTLTSLEFVHCKISSTYMDTICGSLCSSGAETHQIHHFSISSSSFDEIDPVSLAHSLASFLSSGRSLRSLKLCDNNLDRNFAKSVFSTLLDSSCSLTSFDLSENNISGWLSIFNWKSNAFLSSSGVTKSLQSLRILKLGGNNLQKDDAGNLRYVLVQMPSLEILDLSDNPIEDDGIRSAKSLIPYFAEASKSCSPLTDLNLGSCELSSDGVILLLDVLSTLARPLNYLSLADNGLGSQVAEALGKFWGTSIQVLNVEGIGLGPSGFRKLRDIRMENLKLVKLNISKNRGGIETAKFLSKLILHAPKLVAVNAAYNLMPAESLPLICSALKTAKGHVEQVDLRGNICEYQPSHDTMLAEFQHNGKPILILPSSVALNVPYDDDP; this is translated from the exons ATGGGGAGAAAACGTGGAAG ATATGGAAATTTCGATACAGCATGGAAGGCATTGTTTAAGTTTCGTTGGCCTGATCTTGTGGAGTGTGTCAAACCAGTTGATTGGCAGCAGATTTACTGGGAAACTCATGTGCAGAA TTGCCTAGATGAAGCAGCAGAGATAGCTTTGCTTCCATCATTTATTGGATGCCTTGGTGAGATACAGATTTTAG AGAATATACTGCAATACATTGGGTATGTGGATGATATGAGTAACTTGGCTTCAGATTACTTGAAATTATCTTACCACTGCCAGCAATTTGGGTGTTATGCTAG ACGGTTGAGACTTCAAAATGTGCTCTGTGTTTTAGAATCTTGT CAACTTTTGAAGAAGTCCAACTTGCAAAGCTTGGTGGTACAGTGGATCAGATCCTCAGAACAT GTTGCTGGATTATGCAAACTTCTCAATCAGAATTCTAGAACGTTAACATCACTTGAATTTGTACACTGCAAGATCTCTTCCACCTATATGGACACAATTTGTGGTTCCTTGTGCTCAAGTGGTGCAGAAACTCACCAAATACATCACTTCTCCATTAGCTCTTCAAGCTTTGATGAGATTGATCCAGTTTCCCTGGCTCATAGCCTTGCATCATTTCTATCATCAGGAAG GTCCTTGCGGTCATTAAAGCTATGTGACAACAACCTGGATCGGAATTTTGCCAAAAGTGTTTTTAGTACACTACTGGATTCTTCGTGCAGTCTAACAAGCTTTGACCTTTCAGAAAACAAT ATATCTGGATGGCTTTCTATTTTCAACTGGAAATCAAATGCCTTTCTGTCATCTTCTGGAGTGACCAAATCTTTGCAGTCATTACGCATCCTCAAGCTAGG GGGTAATAATCTACAGAAAGATGATGCTGGTAATCTAAGATATGTCCTGGTTCAAATGCCAAGCTTGGAGATTTTGGATCTTAGTGACAATCCAATTGAAGATGATGGCATCAGGTCTGCAAA AAGTTTAATCCCTTATTTTGCTGAAGCATCTAAAAGTTGCTCTCCCTTGACGGATTTGAATCTGGGGAGTTGTGAGCTTTCCAGTGATGGAGTGATTCTACTTCTGGATGTCCTATCAACCTTAGCGAGACCATTGAATTATCTCTCTCTTGCTGATAATGGCCTTGGCAG CCAAGTAGCAGAAGCTTTGGGAAAGTTTTGGGGTACATCTATCCAAGTACTTAATGTCGAAGGTATAGGACTGGGTCCATCAGGATTTCGGAAACTAAGAGATATAAGAATGGAGAACTTGAAGCTTGTTAAACTTAACATAAG CAAAAATCGTGGTGGGATTGAAACTGCAAAGTTTTTGTCAAAGCTCATTCTCCATGCTCCTAAACTTGTTGCAGTCAATGCAGCATATAATCTCATGCCTGCAGAATCCTTGCCGTTAATATGCTCTGCACTGAAAACTGCAAAAG GTCATGTGGAGCAAGTGGACTTGAGGGGGAATATCTGTGAGTATCAGCCCTCCCATGATACCATGCTCGCTGAATTTCAACATAACGGAAAGCCTATTTTGATTCTTCCATCGTCGGTAGCCTTAAACGTACCTTATGATGATGACCCGTAG